ACAATAAAAAATCAGAATTCAGTGACGATGAACTGATGAATATTTTTGAAAATGAAAATGCGGATATTGATGAATATCTGACCGGTTCTGATTTTTCATTCGAGCATCTGATTCATAAATTGTCAAAAAGGGATTTATTCACTCTTGTATCTTCAGCAGATGATTTCACATCCAAAATTCTAATATATGAGGATATCTCTTCTGACGGGTTTTTAACAGTCAATGAATTCAATGGCGAGTACTGTTTGATTTTCAGCTCTCCGGAACATATGATTCCCGTTAAAAAAATATTATGAAAATAATCAACGCAGGTTATATGCTTTTCCAACTACGTTGGAACTTATGGCAAAATACGTTCTCGAACTTGATTTGGACGGTCTGATACTCAATTACGGCAGCCACTCATTCAGAATTTCAAGAGAGATACTGCTGGTATACATTAACGATATTGCTGAGATTACACGTCATGAAATTCAGCATGATTTAAGTGATTATCTGTTTAACTTATAATAGGAGGCGGTGTATTTGGCATTAAAAAGCGATTATGAAAATTATTGTATGAGCTTACGCTCATTGGTCTATGATTTGGATGAAATTCCCGAGGATTACTTTAAACATGAAACATTACTTATTAAAGAATTCTTTTATTTGATTTTTGAGGAATTCATGACTGTCCAGGAGGCTTTAAATGATTTAAAAGTATTTTATAACATTTCCATCCCTAACATTAAAAATAAGCTTATAAGTGAAGGCTATATTGAAGATGATTTAAATATGGATATTGTTGATGAAATCCTTGACTCGTATAATCCTAAAAAGCTTAAAAAAATACTTAAAAGCAATGGCCTGAAGGTTCCTGAAAAACCTCAAGATCAAAAGGAACTGATTAAACGTGAAATACCTGAAAAAATCGCTCCCCATGAATTAAGAGTAACTGAAAAAGCAAAGCTTTACTGGAGCGACAATAAAAACAGGGCGGATTTGTTTACTGACTGCTGCGGAGATCTTTTCTATTATCAGGAGTACTATGATATATGCATCAGTAACTGCGATAAAAGCGATGGTGAAAATCTGGTGGAATTTATTGACCTGCATTATGATTTAGCCATCAAAAGAAATGACCATCCGGGCATAATATATTCTTTGGAGTCAAAAGCTTATTACAATAACGTCCACACAAAAGACTTTAAAAAAGGATGTGACGAGATTTTAAAACAGTTTATATTAAGTATCAATCCGATTTATTTATCTGAGAGATATTTTGGGGAATATGAACCGATTACCTATTCCTTAAACAAAAATCTCACTGCAATAGCTGATGAGTTACCGAGGGATTATATTTTAAAACGCTTTAATGAAATATGGGATGAATTTGAATTTGAAAAGTTATTCATTACATATGATGATGCTTCAGATTATTTAAATCACTTACTGGACGATGAAAATGCATATAAAAAAATTAACAGGAATGATTATGTGGATTGAAAATCTTTCCAGCATTAACAGAAATATTTATTGTGTTTTTATAAAGTTTAGAAATGATAAAAAATCATTTCCATATTCATTTTTTATATAAAATCGCTTTTCTCTTGTATCAATACCTGACTTTTCATACATCCTGCGTGTTCAAGGATTGGATTCTATAATCAGATATTGCTCTGGATTTTTCCCATGATTCGGCAGGACCTCCTCTCTTTTTATATCTCTTAATATTTTATGTGAACGTCTCTAAAGGCTTGCAGTTATTAAGATAACGTAATTGTCTTTAATTAAATCAATTAGGTTTCATATTTCTGCAATCTGATTTTT
This sequence is a window from uncultured Methanobrevibacter sp.. Protein-coding genes within it:
- a CDS encoding SseB family protein: MRFSTFICPACGAGLLLLGDEGESGVAIPAFTSMNEYNLEFEGANIEPVAWQFSDVVQYLENENFEGIIVNPHIDNFFISQDVIRDALDMMTSFTRYYNKKSEFSDDELMNIFENENADIDEYLTGSDFSFEHLIHKLSKRDLFTLVSSADDFTSKILIYEDISSDGFLTVNEFNGEYCLIFSSPEHMIPVKKIL